The window GTCTAGGCAGCAACTGCCACCTTTGCTGGCGACGGCGTTTCATGTTCCACCCGGAATACATTCGCATAGAGGTTAGCGAGAATTTGTTTTCCCTCTTGCGTAAGGTCTAAATAAAGAAGTGCGTCCTGAATGTAAGGATAAACAACGTTCCAGTAAAACTTCGGGTAGTTCTTTCGTAAATCTCCGGGATGGCGATATCCTAATATTTTATCCTGGCCGGTTTCTACAAATTCGTAAAAGAGAGCGCTAATCTTTTGTAAGTAGCGCGGATCGCTTAACTGACCGATCAGATCGGCAGCGCGAACCAGTCCCGGATAGTTGATGGTATCTTGATGATCTTCATCTTTGGGTACAGGGAAACGCGTGAGTTCAATATTACCCTTGATCACCTCAGCATCTATTAGCAGGTGACCCCCAAACCTTTCGTTAATAAAAAGTTTGCCCCGATCCACATGATAAGGTGTAAGACTGGCATCGGTTGAGCCTACCGGCAAGTTCACTAATTTGCCATCAATGCCGGTGGCGTATAACCTTTCTGCGTCTTTGTCTTGCCGGCAAACACCTTTAACATATCCGATGTCATGGCATAACAAAGAAATAGTGAAGTGCAGCCAATCTTCGCAGGAAACCCCTCCTTCACGGATGTGCTTGCCTCGCAAAATTTCCTGCCCGACTAAGGTGACTAAGATTGTATGTTCGACGTTGTGATAAAGGGCGTCGCTGTTTGCGATATTTTCTAAGGCCATGTTGCCGGCCCAAGCAATAATATCTGCATAGTCTGGCTTGTACCCCCCGTAGGTGCGTTTGTAGCCAGTCTGCAATTTTTCAACAAAGGCGCTTATCAGGAGTTCTGTGCCATTAAACATTTGATTTCCTCCCCCCATCACAGGAGTGTTACCACTCATTCAAATTAGTATAAAGTTAAATTCATAAATAGAAGTCTAGCACTCGTTCTTTAGGGAGGTTTTTTCGATTTAATCTGCCAGACCCAGCCATCCCCGGCGCACTGCGTAGAGCAAGCGGTTGATCAGCCTATAGTCTTGGGTACTGATACGATCAGTCAATAAGAGCGCTCGGATCTCCTCTCTCTGACATACCTTTAATGTACCAGTTTCCCAAACCTCGAAAGAGATTTCCGTAAGGCTAAATTGTGGTAGGGGATTTAAAAACTGCATGATGTTATATAAAACTCAACACCTCTATAATGCGTCATTTTTCTGCATAATCCTGTGATTAAAATCTGTAAAACGCTGTGACACTTACCTGCAACATTTGTGAGGTAAATCTCTAGTAACTGGCGATCTAAATCTGGCAGGATTGGTGATACTTATCACTGGCTCAGCTTCTCAGGGTGTGTGATCGCTCTTGTCTTTTGTGCCGGCTTTTGCGAAATGATTGAGAAAATTGAGAGAATTATTGAGCCATGTCAGATTATCCTACACCCGCACTCGTGATGTTAACGCTCACACAACGGTTGCCGGCAAACCCAGGGGCAATTGTGATGTTAACCCTTGCTCTCACAGCCGAGGAACGCTGTCGTAGCCGCTACCGGCTGGAAACGCCTGAGCTATCAGTATCGCTGCAACTGCCACGAGGAACGGTGTTACACGATGGCGATCTTTTGCAACCGGCAAATGGTGAGCAGTTCGTGCGAGTTGTGGCCAAACCAGAGCCGGTGTACACTGTGAGCGGTCAAACTCCCTTAGATTTGTTGCGTGCTGCCTATCATTTGGGCAATCGTCATGTGCCTTTAGAAATCACATCCACTTATTTAAAATTAGCACCCGATCCGGTACTGCGGTCAATGCTAGAGCAACTGGGGATTGAGGTGCGGGAGGAAATATCGCCCTTTCAGCCGGAAGCCGGTGCTTATGGGCATAGTCATTGAGTGCCGAGTGGGGGAGAGTTAGAGAGTATTGTTTATTATTTGTTAACTATGCCCAATGCCCCATTCCCCATTCATGTTAAATAATTTAGCACTTTTAAATTTGTTACAGTTGGCGAGTCCGACGTTGCCAGTGGGAGCTTATAGCTATTCGGAAGGACTAGAAACGCTAGTTAGTAATGGTACGATTGACAGCCGGCAGAGTTTAGAAAACTGGATATTGCACTCTCTAAAATCTGGGGGAATTCGGCTGGAAGCAGCAATGATGGTACGTGCTTATCGGGCTGCTGAAGTTGGGGATCTGGATGGCTTAAAATATTGGAATGCTTGGGCAACAGCGGCAAGAGAAACGGAAGAGTTGCGGCAGCAAAGTTTGCAGATGGGAAGTGCTTTAAACCGGCTGCTTAGGGCAATGCAGCCGCAGTTGGATGTTTGCTTGAGTGCTTGCGGGAATCCTTGTAATTTTGCAATGGCTTTTGGGATCGCGGCTCAATTTTGGCAGATTGATTGTGAAGCGGCTGTGCTAGGTTATCTACACAGTTGGGCGTCCAATTTAATCGGTGCCGGTGTTAAACTGATTCCCCTCGGTCAAACTGCCGGCCAACAGTTATTACTGAGTTTATATCCAAATTTAATTGCAGCTACTCAAGAAATTTTATGCTGGGAAGATGACGATTTAAGCGTTTGTAGTTGGGGCTTGTCTCTGGCGAGTATGAACCATGAAACGCTTTACACTCGGCTATTTCGTAGTTAAAACTCTCTAATTTTTTAAAGGTGAAAACTCATGGATGAATCCACACTTGCTCAATTAAAGCGAATCTCACAAAGTGTCAACTTAGTAGCAGCACAAGGACGGGAAGTGGTTACAGTTGGGCCTTTTCAAGCACTGCTCGATCCGTCTACAGATATGATTTGGCTCAACTATGCGGTTCCCATCGCCCCGTTAGGAAGCGCTAGAGAGGTTGCTGAAGCACTGACAGAACTGCGGCGTGTGTTTGCTGATCGCCACCGTACCATCCGCTTTGAGTTTATAGAGGCACTTTGGCCGGCACTTCCTGGGGCATTAGAAGAGGCCGGTTTGCAGCTACAGGGACGTCAACCGCTGATGCTGTGTACACCTGCTGATTTCCAACCATTTAACGCCCCTGATGTGCGGGTGCAACGGCTCACTAACACCGACAAAGATATTCTCACAGAGTATTTATCCATACAAAGCGAAAGTTTCAACTCTGGAGAGGCCAATGAATTTCCATCTACAGAGATGGTCGAGCAGTTGCGCGAACATTTGCAGCGTGGCAGTTGGCGATGCGCGATGGCAACTCTTGAGGGAATGCCGGCAGGCGGTGGCTGTATAACGCCCTTGGAAGGGCTTTGTGAGCTTGTCGGTGTCGGGACATTACCCTCGATGCGTCGGCGGGGTGTGGCGGCTACGCTGTGCAGCTTTCTGGTGCAAGATCATTTTGACTGTGGGGGCGATTTGGTTTGGCTTTCTGCCGGCGATGCTGTTTCTCAAGCACTTTACCAAAAGATTGGATTTAGCGTGGTCAATACGCAGTTAAACTATATTGATGCGGAGAAAAATCTTGCTACTTAAAGCTTAAAATATCAAAGCTAATAATGGTCTAAACCGTAATTTTTTCCTTTATCATCTCACACCTATGCCCCATGCCCCACGCCCAAAGAACTTATGTCTTTAAAAGTAAATTAGTATAAATTCTTATGAGTGCATTTCGTGTAGGAATTGCCGGCCCTGTTGGATCGGGAAAAACTGCTTTAGTTGATGCTTTATGCAAGGCGATGCGGCAGCAGTACAAAATTGCGGTTGTTACGAATGATATTTACACCCAAGAAGACGCTCAATTTTTGGTTCGCTCTCAAGCGTTAGAACAGGAACGCATTGTAGGAGTAGAAACCGGCGGCTGTCCCCATACTGCTATTCGCGAGGATGCTTCGATTAATTTGGTGGCGATTGAACAGTTGGAGGTGCGGTTTTCAGACTTAGATTTAGTATTTGTAGAAAGTGGGGGAGATAATCTCGCCTCAACGTTCAGTCCTGAGTTAGTTGATTTAACGATTTATGTGATTGATGTGGCTGCCGGCGACAAAATTCCTCGCAAAGGTGGCCCTGGAATTACCAAGTCAGATTTGCTAGTTATTAATAAGATTGACTTGGCTCCTTATGTTGGGGCCGACTTGGGTGTAATGGAACGCGATACTAAAAGAATGAGAGGAGAAAAACCGTTTGTTTTTGCTAATTTAAAAAGTCAGGAAGGACTAAAAATTGTGGTTAACTTTATCCGTTATCATCTAAGCTAATTTCTGTTTTGTAGGACGGGGAAAATGCCCATCCTACAAAGGTGGCAGATTTAGCTTATTAGAACGTAAATGTGGTGCGGAGTGTCCCGAC of the Microcoleus sp. FACHB-672 genome contains:
- a CDS encoding Npun_R2479 family HD domain-containing metalloprotein, encoding MFNGTELLISAFVEKLQTGYKRTYGGYKPDYADIIAWAGNMALENIANSDALYHNVEHTILVTLVGQEILRGKHIREGGVSCEDWLHFTISLLCHDIGYVKGVCRQDKDAERLYATGIDGKLVNLPVGSTDASLTPYHVDRGKLFINERFGGHLLIDAEVIKGNIELTRFPVPKDEDHQDTINYPGLVRAADLIGQLSDPRYLQKISALFYEFVETGQDKILGYRHPGDLRKNYPKFYWNVVYPYIQDALLYLDLTQEGKQILANLYANVFRVEHETPSPAKVAVAA
- the ureE gene encoding urease accessory protein UreE; amino-acid sequence: MLTLTQRLPANPGAIVMLTLALTAEERCRSRYRLETPELSVSLQLPRGTVLHDGDLLQPANGEQFVRVVAKPEPVYTVSGQTPLDLLRAAYHLGNRHVPLEITSTYLKLAPDPVLRSMLEQLGIEVREEISPFQPEAGAYGHSH
- a CDS encoding urease accessory protein UreF, yielding MPHSPFMLNNLALLNLLQLASPTLPVGAYSYSEGLETLVSNGTIDSRQSLENWILHSLKSGGIRLEAAMMVRAYRAAEVGDLDGLKYWNAWATAARETEELRQQSLQMGSALNRLLRAMQPQLDVCLSACGNPCNFAMAFGIAAQFWQIDCEAAVLGYLHSWASNLIGAGVKLIPLGQTAGQQLLLSLYPNLIAATQEILCWEDDDLSVCSWGLSLASMNHETLYTRLFRS
- a CDS encoding GNAT family N-acetyltransferase; the protein is MDESTLAQLKRISQSVNLVAAQGREVVTVGPFQALLDPSTDMIWLNYAVPIAPLGSAREVAEALTELRRVFADRHRTIRFEFIEALWPALPGALEEAGLQLQGRQPLMLCTPADFQPFNAPDVRVQRLTNTDKDILTEYLSIQSESFNSGEANEFPSTEMVEQLREHLQRGSWRCAMATLEGMPAGGGCITPLEGLCELVGVGTLPSMRRRGVAATLCSFLVQDHFDCGGDLVWLSAGDAVSQALYQKIGFSVVNTQLNYIDAEKNLAT
- the ureG gene encoding urease accessory protein UreG, whose amino-acid sequence is MSAFRVGIAGPVGSGKTALVDALCKAMRQQYKIAVVTNDIYTQEDAQFLVRSQALEQERIVGVETGGCPHTAIREDASINLVAIEQLEVRFSDLDLVFVESGGDNLASTFSPELVDLTIYVIDVAAGDKIPRKGGPGITKSDLLVINKIDLAPYVGADLGVMERDTKRMRGEKPFVFANLKSQEGLKIVVNFIRYHLS